One window from the genome of Populus alba chromosome 15, ASM523922v2, whole genome shotgun sequence encodes:
- the LOC118057561 gene encoding uncharacterized protein, translating into MVGGKQRGEKKTKDEDGSLKEESSLKDRLLASGGEGLTPSIEIMKKKRSEKHEASAEDVGVSSSRSEGNVDVNNAADKNERKKKKKEKKKKSERNGDCSEVVAVSSSLSEGNVDVNNAEDKNEKKKKKSKRHEDVAVSLSEGNIDVNYARGRNEKKERKRKLEHGNNEKESQVAGKKNKVSEAGEVLEETHMRIEDNMGLQKNVHVDLVRNSESEVRRDRKKNRKEKNREDRSSTVASVVNILDDNRREEVVRVQKGPESEGIANMNKGEGRDRKKEKKKKQKKYGGGGGGGDTEVIESAADGKDAGREESTEIVQDKVESSKKEKKKRKKKHNVVQEAASIQIMAETMGNQSSVIESDGGNSSSIKNKAREGKLKVNDEGGSKRKKKAKPLGNGSKEKSSKKATQMKKDVETTGPSEKSSSKATSKRVSFCEDVEVFPSSDGPSDEKAVGEDGLVRGKRFSHEEDEMVKEAVLNYIDVHGLGAEGLNMVLNCKKHPAIVQCWKEIGAALPWRPRQSVYYRAHILFERGQNSSWTPEEYELIRKFHEKHGSDWKTLAEALGKHRFHVKDTWRRIKLINMKKGKWSQDEYQSLFDFVNLDLRLKAFEERKTKHGMLRDNISWTAISERLETRTDALCCQKWYDQLTSPLVAEGKWLDTDDYRLLMELYDLDACCMEDVDWDNLLEHRSGDLCRKRWNQMVKHLGDHRNKSFADQVDVLIKRYCPDVLEAREAYNSKPAVP; encoded by the coding sequence ATGGTGGGGGGGAAACAGCGTGGGGAAAAGAAAACTAAGGATGAGGATGGTTCCTTGAAAGAGGAAAGCTCTTTGAAAGATAGATTGCTTGCGAGTGGAGGGGAGGGTTTAACTCCAAGTATTGAAattatgaagaagaagaggagtgAGAAGCATGAGGCTAGTGCTGAGGATGTTGGAGTAAGTTCTAGTCGAAGTGAGGGTAATGTAGATGTCAATAATGCAGCAGACAAGaatgagaggaagaagaagaagaaggaaaaaaagaagaagagcgAGAGGAATGGGGATTGCAGTGAGGTTGTTGCAGTAAGTTCTAGTCTAAGTGAGGGTAATGTAGATGTGAATAACGCAGAAGAcaaaaatgagaagaagaaaaagaagagcaagAGGCATGAGGATGTTGCAGTTAGTTTAAGTGAGGGTAATATAGATGTCAATTATGCACGAGGCAGGAATGAGAAGAAGGAGAGGAAGAGAAAATTGGAGCATGGTAACAATGAGAAAGAATCTCAAGTAGCTGGGAAGAAAAATAAGGTGAGTGAAGCAGGAGAGGTTTTGGAGGAGACCCATATGCGAATAGAGGATAATATGGGCTTGCAAAAGAATGTCCATGTGGATTTGGTCAGAAATTCTGAGTCAGAAGTGAGAAGAGATAGGAAAAAGAATCGAAAGGAGAAGAACAGAGAAGATAGATCAAGCACCGTTGCCTCTGTGGTTAACATCCTTGACGATAACAGAAGGGAAGAGGTGGTTCGTGTACAGAAAGGCCCTGAGAGTGAAGGTATTGCTAACATGAATAAGGGGGAAGGACGGGATCgcaagaaggaaaagaagaagaaacagaagaagtatggtggtggtggtggtggtggtgatactGAGGTAATTGAAAGTGCAGCTGATGGAAAAGATGCTGGAAGAGAGGAGTCGACTGAAATTGTTCAGGACAAGGTAGAGTCttcaaagaaggagaagaagaaaaggaagaaaaagcaCAATGTTGTTCAAGAGGCTGCTTCAATTCAAATTATGGCTGAGACCATGGGTAACCAAAGCAGTGTAATAGAAAGTGATGGAGGTAATTCAAGTTCGATTAAAAATAAGGCAAGAGAAGGAAAACTAAAGGTCAATGATGAGGGTGGAagcaaaaggaagaagaaggccAAGCCTTTGGGGAATGgttcaaaagaaaagagtagCAAAAAAGCAACACAAATGAAGAAAGATGTCGAGACTACTGGTCCATCAGAAAAATCTTCATCGAAAGCGACATCTAAGAGAGTAAGTTTTTGTGAAGATGTAGAGGTTTTCCCTTCATCTGATGGTCCTAGTGATGAGAAGGCTGTTGGGGAAGACGGCTTAGTGCGAGGGAAGCGGTTCTCACACGAGGAAGATGAGATGGTTAAAGAAGCTGTTTTAAACTATATCGATGTTCATGGTTTAGGTGCAGAAGGTCTGAACATGGTGCTGAATTGCAAAAAGCACCCTGCAATTGTTCAATGTTGGAAGGAAATAGGGGCGGCCTTACCTTGGAGGCCTCGTCAGAGTGTATATTATCGAGCCCATATACTGTTTGAAAGGGGACAGAATTCTTCTTGGACCCCAGAAGAGTATGAACTTATCCGGAAGTTCCATGAAAAACACGGATCAGATTGGAAGACACTGGCAGAAGCCCTGGGAAAACATAGGTTTCATGTAAAGGATACATGGCGGAGAATAAAACTGATCAATATGAAGAAAGGAAAATGGTCCCAGGACGAGTACCagtctttatttgattttgtgaattTGGATCTGCGCTTGAAAGCTTttgaagaaaggaaaacaaagcaTGGGATGTTACGAGATAATATTAGCTGGACAGCAATTAGCGAGAGGTTAGAAACTAGGACTGATGCTCTCTGCTGCCAAAAATGGTATGACCAGTTAACATCACCTCTGGTAGCTGAAGGTAAATGGCTTGATACAGATGACTATCGGCTGCTGATGGAGCTCTACGACTTGGATGCTTGCTGTATGGAAGATGTTGACTGGGACAACCTTCTAGAGCACAGGTCTGGAGATCTATGTCGGAAGCGATGGAACCAAATGGTGAAACACCTTGGTGACCATCGTAACAAGTCATTTGCTGACCAGGTTGACGTTCTAATTAAGCGGTACTGCCCTGATGTGCTTGAAGCAAGAGAAGCCTACAACAGCAAACCTGCAGTTCCTTGA
- the LOC118057560 gene encoding pentatricopeptide repeat-containing protein At5g50390, chloroplastic, protein MEVPLLRFQGLTPDQIQNHNNCSFPFLFSMSKCLKQRLLFSGYGFSFNKTKWKKNPFWEIKCCSLDQGLQPRPKPKPAKVDIDVSVRSNFVRRPSVGLCSQIEKLVLFARYREALDLFEIFEIEGGFDVGISTYDALVNACIGLRSVRGAKRVFNYMIDNGFEFDQYMRNRVLIMHVKCGMMIDARRLFDEMPERNLVSWNTIISGLVDVGDFMEAFRLFLNMWEEFSDAGSFTFAVMIRASAGLELISIGRQLHACTLKMDIGDDIFVSCALIDMYSKCGSIEDARFVFEEMPEKTTVGWNTIIAGYALHGYSEEALDMYYAMRDSGVKMDHFTFSMIVRICARLASVEHAKQAHAALIRHGFGSDIVANTALVDFYSKWGRIEDARHVFDKMASKNVISWNALIGGYGNHGRGSEAVELFEQMLQERMNPNHVTFLAVLSACSHSGLSERGWEIFQSMGRDNRIKPRAMHYACMIELLGREGLLDEALALIRVAPFKPTANMWAALLTACRVNENFELGKFAAEKLYGMEPDKLNNYIVLLNIYNSAGNLKEAADVVHTLKRKGLRMRPVCSWIEVKRRPHVFLSGDNRHPQRKETYQKVDKLMLEISKYGYVPNQKTLLPDVDEQEERVRLYHSEKLAIAFGLISTPYWAPLQIVQGHRICGDCHEAIKLIARVTGREIVIRDAGRFHHFKHGHCSCEDYW, encoded by the coding sequence ATGGAGGTACCATTATTGCGTTTCCAAGGTTTGACACCCGATCAAATCCAAAATCATAATAATTGTAGCTTCCCTTTTTTGTTTTCGATGTCCAAGTGTTTAAAGCAAAGACTTTTGTTTTCTGgttatggtttttctttcaataaaacaaaatggaagAAGAACCCATTTTGGGAAATCAAGTGTTGTTCGTTAGATCAAGGGTTACAACCCCGTCCAAAGCCGAAACCGGCGAAAGTTGACATTGATGTTAGTGTAAGGAGTAATTTTGTCAGAAGACCAAGTGTAGGACTTTGTAGTCAGATAGAGAAGTTAGTTTTGTTTGCTAGGTATAGAGAAGCTCTTGATCTGTTTGAGATTTTTGAGATTGAAGGCGGGTTTGATGTGGGGATTAGTACTTATGATGCATTAGTGAATGCTTGTATAGGGTTAAGATCAGTTCGAGGAGCTAAAAGGGTGTTTAATTATATGATTGATAATGGTTTTGAGTTTGATCAGTATATGAGGAATAGAGTGCTGATTATGCATGTTAAGTGCGGGATGATGATTGATGCGCGGAGATTGTTTGATGAGATGCCAGAGAGGAATTTGGTTTCCTGGAATACAATCATTTCAGGGCTTGTGGATGTAGGGGATTTTATGGAGGCGTTTAGGTTGTTTTTAAATATGTGGGAGGAGTTTTCGGATGCTGGGTCGTTCACATTTGCAGTGATGATTCGGGCATCTGCTGGGTTGGAATTGATTTCCATAGGGAGGCAATTACATGCATGCACTTTGAAGATGGACATAGGGGATGATATATTTGTGTCGTGTGCTCTGATTGATATGTATAGCAAGTGTGGGAGCATTGAAGATGCTCGTTTTGTCTTTGAGGAGATGCCAGAGAAAACTACAGTAGGATGGAATACTATCATTGCTGGTTATGCGCTCCATGGCTACAGTGAAGAAGCATTGGACATGTATTATGCGATGCGTGATTCTGGTGTTAAAATGGACCACTTCACATTTTCCATGATTGTGAGAATATGTGCTAGGTTAGCTTCTGTGGAACATGCAAAGCAAGCTCATGCTGCTTTAATTCGCCATGGTTTTGGATCAGACATTGTAGCAAACACAGCACTTGTTGACTTCTATAGCAAATGGGGAAGAATAGAAGATGCTCGACATGTTTTTGACAAGATGGCTTCCAAAAATGTAATTTCTTGGAATGCTTTGATTGGTGGATATGGTAATCACGGCCGGGGTTCCGAGGCTGTGGAGTTGTTCGAGCAGATGCTTCAAGAAAGAATGAATCCCAACCATGTCACTTTTCTTGCTGTTTTATCTGCTTGTAGCCATTCAGGTCTATCAGAACGTGGGTGGGAGATTTTTCAGTCTATGGGAAGAGATAACAGGATCAAGCCCCGAGCTATGCATTATGCATGTATGATTGAATTATTGGGTAGAGAAGGGCTTTTAGACGAAGCTTTGGCTTTGATAAGAGTTGCTCCCTTTAAGCCTACGGCTAATATGTGGGCTGCCCTGCTAACAGCTTGTCGAGTCAACGAGAATTTCGAGCTCGGAAAATTTGCAGCTGAGAAACTTTATGGCATGGAACCAGATAAGCTTAATAACTACATTGTGCTTTTGAATATATACAACAGTGCTGGCAACTTGAAGGAAGCTGCTGATGTTGTCCATACCTTGAAGAGGAAGGGTCTGAGAATGCGTCCTGTGTGCAGCTGGATTGAAGTTAAGAGACGGCCACACGTCTTCCTTTCCGGAGACAATCGCCATCCCCAGAGGAAGGAGACTTATCAAAAAGTGGACAAGCTGATGCTTGAAATTTCCAAGTATGGTTATGTTCCTAATCAGAAAACTTTGCTTCCTGATGTTGATGAACAAGAAGAGCGTGTACGTTTGTACCATAGTGAGAAATTGGCCATTGCTTTTGGTCTCATCAGCACTCCGTATTGGGCACCTCTGCAAATTGTGCAGGGCCACCGGATTTGTGGTGACTGTCACGAAGCAATTAAATTGATAGCTAGGGTAACCGGAAGGGAGATTGTCATAAGGGATGCCGGCAGGTTCCATCATTTCAAACACGGGCATTGTTCTTGTGAGGACTACTGGTGA